The Spirochaetales bacterium genomic sequence GACAGGCGCCTTGAGGTGACGGAAAACCGGCTTCATTACGAACAGCCGGTCGTGATCGAGCAGAACTCGAAAGAAGTCGACCTCGATCTTTCCGAGGCGATCACCGAACTCAAGATGCTCGAATATACGCACAAGGCGGCATTGCAGACCACGGCGAGGATCATGGAACCGACGCTTCTTGATTATTTGAGGTAACAGCAGATGAGGGTGGTGTCAAAACCATACGGCGCAATCGATGTCGATGAACGCCAGAAAATATATTTCCCCTTTGGACTCTTCGGCTTCGAGAACTTCAAGAACTACGTGCTTCTCGATGCCAAGCAGCAGCCCTTTTACTGGCTTCAATCGACCGATGTGGCGGAAATCGCTTTTCTCCTCATTAATCCGAAAATTTTCCGTACCGATTATGAACTGGATATCGAGGAGGAAGAGCTTGCCGAGATCAATATAAAAAACGACGAAGACATTCTCTGTTTCACCAT encodes the following:
- a CDS encoding flagellar assembly protein FliW — encoded protein: MRVVSKPYGAIDVDERQKIYFPFGLFGFENFKNYVLLDAKQQPFYWLQSTDVAEIAFLLINPKIFRTDYELDIEEEELAEINIKNDEDILCFTIVTIPENPSKMTANLQGPIIINRKTREARQSIMRNQKWKIRHSIIDELMSLEQKSC